A single genomic interval of Bacillota bacterium harbors:
- a CDS encoding TIGR04086 family membrane protein, with product MAQNQGNLRDVTYPEKEGNVFLPAILQGLLLAITISALLLLVGTAVIHWTDAPERYSSIMVFAVSLVGLLAGSHFTGKKIGSKGWLNGGIVGLFYVALVLILGFIFIENFTLGFAFVSKVFLGFIFGALGGIWGVNS from the coding sequence ATGGCTCAAAATCAGGGGAACTTGAGGGACGTTACGTATCCCGAAAAAGAGGGTAACGTTTTTCTTCCAGCCATATTGCAGGGACTTCTGCTGGCCATCACGATATCTGCCCTCCTGCTTCTTGTCGGTACAGCGGTTATCCACTGGACCGATGCCCCGGAACGCTATTCTTCCATAATGGTTTTCGCGGTAAGCCTGGTGGGGTTACTCGCCGGCTCCCACTTCACGGGAAAAAAAATTGGAAGCAAGGGATGGCTCAATGGCGGTATCGTGGGGCTATTTTACGTGGCACTGGTGTTGATTCTGGGTTTTATATTCATCGAAAATTTCACTCTCGGTTTTGCTTTTGTGAGCAAGGTATTCCTGGGTTTTATTTTCGGGGCATTGGGGGGTATCTGGGGCGTGAACAGTTGA
- the yajC gene encoding preprotein translocase subunit YajC: MPGLENLSMFLPFILLLVLFYFLLIRPQQKQQKVRQEMLNNLKKGDRVVTIGGIHGVIKEIQEETLSIRIADNINIKINRNGIDSVLTE, translated from the coding sequence ATGCCGGGACTTGAAAACCTGTCCATGTTTCTGCCTTTTATACTGTTACTGGTTCTTTTCTATTTTCTGTTGATCAGACCCCAGCAAAAACAGCAAAAAGTGAGGCAAGAAATGCTCAACAACCTCAAAAAAGGTGACAGGGTGGTCACCATAGGGGGTATACACGGTGTGATCAAGGAAATACAGGAGGAGACGCTGTCAATACGCATTGCCGACAACATCAACATCAAAATCAACCGCAACGGGATTGACTCCGTATTGACGGAGTAA